AATGCCGAGGAATGGGATCGCCCCGATCACCGCGCCGGAGAGGAATCCGACCACCGGAGCCGCTCGGCGCAATGAAACGGCGACGAGACCGAGACCGAGGATCCCTCCGGCCAGGACGATGATCCCCATGTCGAGCGCGAAGAAGATTCCGGCGGCCGCGAAGACTCCCGCCAGAACGAGATATCGCGCGCGTTCGCGTCTCACGCCGGCGGCCAGGAACCCCAGCGCGACGATCGCAAAAAGGCTTCGCTCGCTCACGAAAGGGCATGTCGCGAGAAAAAGCACGAGTGCCGCGGTTCCCCAGCCGAGGCTTCCGAGCGCGGCGACGGACGCGGCGGCGAGCGCCGGGAGCGCGAGCGCAGTGAAGGCGGCCCGCCGGATTCGAAAGACCTCGAGCGTCGCGCTCGTCCAGCGGAACGCCAGAGCGTCGACGCCGCCGTCGACCCCCCATCCGTGGATCGGATAGGTATCCCGAAACGGGGAGGCGCCGGAAAGATACGCTTTCGCGAAGCCGAGCGCGTGCCCATCCTCGAAGAGATTCACCGGAGAATACGGCTGGTAGTAGGTCGTCCACCCACAAGCGCCCAGGACGAGGAGGGCGCCGGCCCCGAGCAGGCGCGGACGCCCGGAAAGACCGATCCAGGACGAGACGAGGAACACGCCGGCGGCAGCGGCGAGGGCGAACGGCAGAGTCCGAGGAAAGGCGATCGCGATCGCCGCCAGAGGCAGCGAGAGCCCGCACGCCGCCGCCGTCCGCTCGAGCCCGGCGGCGAATCGTCCACGAATCCGCGCGAGGAACGCTCCGGCGATCAGGGCGACGGCGGCCGCGATCGCCAGGTCGAGGATCGGATTCCGCGCGATAGGACGAGCGCCACCGGGATTCGAGAGACGGGCGAGCTCCCAGGCCGCTCCCGTTCCCCCGATCGCGGCGATCCTCCAACGATGCCGCCGCGACAAGAGGCGCCGCACGGCGAACCGGTTCCGGAAAGCGAGGACGAAACCGGCTGCCAGGAGGCCGAGCACGATGCCCGAGGGAATTGCGACGGCCGGGACGACGCCGCGCTTCCACAGCCACGACGCGAGCGCGGCAGCCGCCCCGGCCCACTGGAAGGAGAGGCGGCCGGGACGGGCGCGCCGCTCGAGGAAGCCGGGGAGAGCCCGGCCGAAGAAGAAAGAGAACGCGGGAATCGCGACCACGATGGCTGCGATCTCGGCGAACGTCGCTCCCTTGACGTCTCTCGCCGCATTCTCCGCGCCCGGGATTCCCGGAACCGAGCCGAGACGGAGCGCGAGCTCTCGCACGAGGGGAACCACGGGGATCGCGGCGATCGCGCCGCCGATCGTTCCCAGCAGTACCGGTGGGACCGACGGAGCAGCAGATCGCCCGCTCATGCCATGATCCTCGATTCCCCGGCGATCGCCGTCCGCCCGATCGAAAGAAAACCGCAGGCGAGGACCGTCGTCAGAGTCCGCGCGGACGACCACCCGACCCACATCGAGGGGTCGCTGTTTCCGTTGAGGTAGAACCCGACGTCCGCGGCGAGGAAGAGGCCCGCGGCCGCGACGGGCACCGCCGCGAATCCAAATCGGCGAAATGCCCACGCGGAAGCCGCGAGTGCCAGCCACGGAACGTAGGCATGGTCGTACGAGGCGGTTCGGCCCATCACCGAGAGGATCCGCGGCAGGAATCGAAGTGTGGGCGCGCCGAAGACGTCGGCCCGGTACATCGCGACGAGCCGATGCGCCCGGCAGAACAGGAGCCAGGTCCCGAACGCGAGGGCGGGCGCCGTCGCCAGATGCCAGGCGGACGTCGCCCGACTCCGCCACGAACTCCGGGTGAGCGCGACGGCCGCGAAAGCGACGATCGCCGCGAAGAAGACTCCCTCGATCTTCGCCAGGCCGGCGGCGGCGAGGCAGAGTCCCGCCGTCCATTCCGAGAGCCTTCGCGAGCCGATCGCGGAAAGCGACGCGAGAGCGGCCGTTTCGAAGGCGACGAGAAGGCCGTCCGCGCTTCCGGCGGTGGCCGAAACGAGGTCCGCGAGTCCGAGAGTTCCGACGAAGATGGCGGTGAGCGCGGCGGCCGCTCGCGCGTTCTCCAGGCGGCGCAGGGCCGCGGCATGGAAGATCGCCCCCGTGATCCCCAGGAACCACGGCATCAGGAAAAGAGACGCCCCCCAGGCGAACCTTCCCGCGAACATCGTCGCGAAGGCCTCGACGAACGGGAGGAGCGGAGGGTAGTCGGGGTGCATGAGGTAGTTCGCCGGGCGCGCGAGGAAAGCGACGTCGATTCCGCGGGCCAGGGCGAATCGTTCTCCCTTGGCTCCCCAGAAGAGAACCAGATCGGGGGACGTCGCGCGCGCCGTCGCGGCCGCGTAGGCGACGAGAAGAAGAAACACGGCGGCCGATGCGAGCCACGCGGCGGCCGGCCGGGACCGGTAGGGCGCGAGGCGCGATCGGCCGCCGGCGAGGGATGCGATCCCGAACGCCGCCGGCGGCGCAAGGAGGAGCGGAATGGACCATCGGACGCCGGCGACGCCCGTGACGAGCATCTCGAAACCGACCACCGCGATTCCCACTGCACCGGTCGCCCCGAAAAACGCGATGGCGCCGCGCGGCCTCGCCGGAAGAGAAAAGAGCACCGACGCGCCGACGGCATGAACCACAGCGAACGCGAAGAGAAAACGGAACCCCGGATTCAGGGAGCACCTCGCCGGAGGCACCCGTCGGGCCAGCGGATGGCGTCGGCCGGGGCATCACGGGAAGCCGCGCAGCGATAAACCGCGACGTAGTCGACGCGTGCCGCCGCCGCGGCCTCGTCCGGCAGGACGACCCGATTCTTCGGCAGCTGGCCGATTGCGACGAGGAGGTTCGGGTCGTCCGCGGGGGCGACGACCGAAACCGCCGCCCCGGGAGGAAGCGAGCGCCGGACCTCGGACAGAAATGCGAGATAGGGTGCCATCTGCCTCGGCTCGGGGCGGCCGTTGGAGAGCACCGTCGACGGCGCATGGAACGTGAGGGGTCCGGTCCTCGCGATCTGCCGGATCATTTCCGCGAACAGGATCGCGATGCAGGTCGCGGCGACCACGATCGAAGACCGCGGGAACTGCCGCTTCGGGTCAGCGGGCGGAATCACGGCGGACGAAGAAATTCGACCCATTGTACGGGCCGAAGGCGATCTCCGTCGCGGTCCGGCTTCCTCTTCCGCTCTCGGCTGTCGGAATCGTGCGATCGCGGCGAACGTTCCGCCCGGTACAGTCGACGCCACGATGTTTTTGCTGCCGTTGGCGTACGCCCGTGCGGCGCGGGCGTCTCTCATTCTGGACGGCTCGCGTGTTCCCCTTTCGTTCGGGAATTACGCGTTCGTCGCGGTGCGGTGCCCGGAGGGCCGCCACCGGATCGAGCTGCGGTTTCGCCCCGTCTCGTTCAGGCTCGGCGTCGGGAGCTGCGCTCTCGCGATCGGAGCGGTGCTGGTCGCCTCCCGGCGGCGTCGCCGGGCGTGACCGTCCGCGCGAGCTTCCGCAGCCGCGCCAGGTTCTTCCGGTCCCAGTCGAGGTCCTTGTCTTTCGGGGTCTCGAGGAACTTCGGAATCGCCGCGAGGCGCGGATCGGTCATGACGTTGCGGAAGCCCGCGTCGCCGATCGCACCCCTGCCGATGTGTTCGTGGCGGTCGACGCGCGAGCCGAGATCCTTCTTCGAGTCGTTGACGTGCATCGCCCGGAGAGCCGAAAGACCGAGCGCGCGGTCGAAAGCCTCGATCGTTTCGGCGTACCCCTCCGGCGTCCTCAGCTCGTAGCCGGCGGCGAAGACGTGACAGGTATCGAGGCAGACGCCGAGGCGTTCCGGGTTCCTCGACGCGCCGATGACGTCGCGGAGCTCCTCGAACCGGGCTCCGACGCAGGCGCCCTGGCCGGCCGCGGTCTCCAGCCAGATCGACGCGCGGGAGTCCGCGCGGCGAAACGCGTCGTCGAGCATCTTCGCGACGCGCTTCACGCCGGCC
Above is a window of Thermoanaerobaculia bacterium DNA encoding:
- a CDS encoding deoxyribonuclease IV; the encoded protein is MTRDSVSDLPLGAHHSIAGGTPNAVERAVATGSRVLQIFVKNSNRWIGKEIADEEAETFRAARANAGLLSVVAHSSYLINAAGANPLFRRKSTAALAEELERCERLGVPALVLHPGSRGESGLAAGVKRVAKMLDDAFRRADSRASIWLETAAGQGACVGARFEELRDVIGASRNPERLGVCLDTCHVFAAGYELRTPEGYAETIEAFDRALGLSALRAMHVNDSKKDLGSRVDRHEHIGRGAIGDAGFRNVMTDPRLAAIPKFLETPKDKDLDWDRKNLARLRKLARTVTPGDAAGRRPAPLRSRERSSRRRA